A single genomic interval of Halanaerobiales bacterium harbors:
- the nadE gene encoding NAD(+) synthase, whose protein sequence is MNNLEYNEVEKSLKTWLTNKVNKAGAKGAVIGISGGIDSAVTAVLCKKVFKEDTLGIILPCNSNKEDKKDAKLLAEKFNINYKVKDLSDIYHKFAVNLKEDKIQEAKIDNKDMALANIKPRLRMIALYYYASINNYLVIGTDNWSELKVGYFTKYGDGGVDLAPLGRLVKTEVRGLAKHLGIPEKIINKKPSAGLWEGQTDENELGVSYKDLDHYILTGEASEEVRKRIDKLAEKNAHKTEAIPIPARQTLV, encoded by the coding sequence ATGAATAATCTTGAATATAATGAGGTAGAAAAAAGTTTGAAAACCTGGTTAACTAATAAAGTAAATAAAGCAGGAGCAAAGGGAGCAGTAATTGGAATTAGTGGGGGAATAGATTCAGCGGTTACAGCTGTTTTATGTAAAAAAGTGTTTAAAGAAGATACACTTGGTATAATTCTTCCCTGTAACAGTAATAAAGAGGATAAAAAAGATGCCAAATTATTGGCTGAAAAATTTAATATTAATTATAAAGTAAAAGATTTATCTGACATTTATCATAAATTTGCAGTGAATTTAAAAGAAGATAAAATTCAAGAAGCAAAGATAGATAATAAAGACATGGCTTTAGCTAATATTAAACCCAGACTTAGAATGATAGCCCTTTATTATTATGCTTCTATAAATAATTATTTAGTTATAGGAACAGATAACTGGAGTGAACTTAAAGTAGGTTATTTTACTAAATATGGTGATGGAGGGGTAGACCTTGCTCCTTTAGGTAGATTGGTGAAAACTGAAGTAAGAGGTCTGGCCAAACATCTTGGAATTCCAGAAAAAATTATAAATAAAAAACCTTCTGCAGGATTATGGGAAGGACAGACTGATGAAAATGAATTAGGAGTTAGTTATAAAGACCTTGATCACTATATATTGACTGGTGAAGCAAGTGAAGAAGTAAGAAAAAGAATAGATAAACTGGCAGAAAAAAATGCTCATAAAACTGAAGCCATACCTATTCCTGCTCGACAGACTTTAGTATAA
- a CDS encoding transcription repressor NadR, with product MIILKTEERRENLFKRLKSSKSAIIGSELAEDFGVSRQVIVQDIALLRARGEKIIATSQGYLYPENDKDTIKATIACIHGEDDEVEEELMTIVNYGAKIIDVIVEHPIYGELKGMLMIKNPADVQEFVKNYKKNDASLLSSLTDGVHLHTVEALNEQVIKKIKEELKEKGYLLEK from the coding sequence GTGATAATTTTGAAAACTGAAGAAAGAAGAGAAAATTTATTTAAAAGATTAAAAAGCTCTAAAAGTGCTATTATAGGATCTGAACTGGCCGAAGATTTTGGAGTAAGTCGTCAGGTGATAGTTCAGGATATAGCTCTTTTACGAGCCAGAGGTGAAAAAATAATAGCTACTTCTCAGGGATATCTTTATCCAGAAAATGATAAAGATACAATTAAAGCAACTATTGCCTGTATACATGGTGAAGATGATGAGGTAGAAGAGGAGTTAATGACAATTGTAAATTATGGAGCTAAAATTATAGATGTAATAGTTGAACATCCTATTTATGGTGAGTTAAAGGGAATGCTTATGATTAAAAATCCAGCAGATGTTCAGGAATTTGTTAAAAATTATAAAAAAAATGATGCCAGTTTACTATCAAGTTTAACAGATGGAGTTCATCTTCATACAGTTGAGGCTTTAAATGAACAGGTTATTAAAAAAATAAAAGAAGAATTAAAAGAAAAGGGATATTTGCTTGAAAAATAG
- a CDS encoding AbgT family transporter — protein MNPETKKEDLTLTDKILNGIERVGNKLPQPIILFFILAGFVLFISWFISLFNVAVQHPGTGETIKAVNLLSKSGLQRVFTQAVNNFTQFAPLGVVLVAMLGVGIADKSGLITAALKKLVMGAPDRYITAVVVFAGIMSNLALDAGYVVLVPLGAIIFAAKDRHPLVGLAAAFAGVSGGFSANLIISALDPLLAGLSTEAAQLIDKGYTVVPTANWYFMIASTFLVTIVGTWVTEKIVAPRFGEYHGEHSEEMDKVKPEESKGLKSAFIWMIITVLGIAVLSHFVLRGEDGSLIKTITPFVNGMVPLIAIFFFIPGIAYGKTAGTIKNSDDVADYFEETMADMGGYIALAFAAGQFVSYFSWSNLGTILAIKGADFLQAINFTGLPLILVFILVAALINIFIGSATAKWAIMAPVFVPMLMQLDYSPEFAQMAYRIGDSTTNIISPLMPYFAIIIAFAKKYDDELGIGTLISTMLPYSVAFFIAWAVLLVIWFVFNLPIGPGGALFY, from the coding sequence ATGAATCCTGAAACTAAAAAAGAAGATTTAACTCTTACTGATAAAATTTTGAATGGTATTGAGAGAGTTGGTAATAAATTACCTCAACCTATAATATTATTTTTCATACTTGCTGGTTTTGTACTATTTATTTCCTGGTTTATAAGTTTATTTAATGTAGCAGTTCAACACCCTGGAACTGGAGAGACAATAAAAGCTGTAAACTTACTTTCCAAATCTGGATTGCAACGGGTTTTTACTCAAGCAGTCAATAACTTTACCCAATTTGCTCCACTCGGAGTTGTATTGGTAGCTATGTTAGGTGTTGGTATTGCAGATAAATCTGGTTTAATAACAGCTGCTCTAAAGAAATTAGTTATGGGAGCACCAGATAGATATATTACTGCAGTTGTTGTTTTTGCAGGTATTATGTCCAACCTTGCTCTTGATGCTGGTTATGTTGTTCTTGTACCTCTCGGAGCAATAATCTTTGCTGCCAAGGACAGGCATCCACTCGTTGGTCTTGCAGCAGCCTTTGCTGGTGTATCAGGTGGATTTAGTGCTAATTTAATAATCTCTGCTCTTGATCCACTCTTAGCCGGTCTATCTACTGAGGCTGCTCAGCTTATAGACAAAGGATATACAGTTGTACCTACTGCTAACTGGTATTTTATGATTGCTTCCACATTTTTAGTTACTATTGTTGGTACCTGGGTAACTGAAAAAATTGTTGCCCCTCGTTTTGGAGAATATCATGGTGAACACAGTGAAGAAATGGATAAAGTTAAACCAGAAGAAAGCAAAGGTTTAAAATCAGCCTTTATCTGGATGATTATTACTGTTTTAGGTATTGCAGTTCTCTCCCATTTTGTATTAAGAGGAGAAGATGGTAGTCTTATAAAAACTATTACTCCTTTTGTTAATGGTATGGTACCTCTTATTGCTATTTTCTTTTTCATCCCTGGTATTGCTTATGGTAAAACAGCAGGGACAATAAAAAATAGTGATGATGTAGCAGATTATTTTGAAGAAACAATGGCTGATATGGGAGGATATATTGCTTTAGCCTTTGCAGCCGGACAATTCGTTTCTTACTTTAGCTGGTCAAATCTAGGTACTATCTTAGCTATTAAAGGAGCAGACTTTTTACAGGCTATTAATTTTACAGGTTTACCTTTAATTTTAGTTTTTATCCTGGTTGCTGCTCTTATTAACATCTTTATTGGTAGTGCTACAGCTAAATGGGCAATTATGGCTCCAGTATTTGTGCCAATGCTCATGCAGTTAGATTATTCACCTGAATTTGCACAAATGGCCTATCGTATTGGAGATTCAACAACAAATATCATCTCTCCACTAATGCCCTATTTTGCAATTATTATAGCCTTTGCTAAAAAATATGATGATGAATTAGGTATTGGTACCCTTATTTCTACAATGTTACCATATTCTGTAGCCTTCTTTATCGCCTGGGCTGTTTTACTTGTAATCTGGTTTGTATTTAACTTACCAATCGGTCCTGGTGGAGCATTATTTTATTAA